A genomic window from Plasmodium chabaudi chabaudi strain AS genome assembly, chromosome: 8 includes:
- a CDS encoding CIR protein, with the protein MEIESSNLFLEVDELFDGKSVDVGQFNANHQVPAYCPEKKGHRSCNNDYQRINAIGSHLHMELDGKHDRISGQGSDKRFIEYLIMWLSHILYKKLENNNITLISVYDNHLKDNFGNYSYWNLLGNKLHLKDGNIAIMNIFYLLFQQICETIKKYQAKDAHAHEYVNKVAQCYIIYTQLYNFIKKCDPYLELLDHLKTPYNNFINSAKSKHAHEDDILSQLIELPSIGKTKFESSFESAGCKKVHKRLEKKIPKIIKMGLKMLKDDAKRKTHNTPSSGEPQDTEDDSDGDDDDDGDDGDDGDDDDDDDDDSLGNNDDTTGNSLDQIQNAQQGTSPTPPPGPQQQPAQPQQIQQGHQTQIPVAPPPQQPLAQPTSGQLASPILTASPSGASSSTDTTSSTSVSTSANTANPNTITTPMTTISGTSITPSPGTQSGAINTQDNTKTGPDNLKGSKDNAQTKTSQVSDSSPTSQPTGPGNQGTKSGTSPDGTDTQKNPISKSGDTGSKGDPASNAINHPQNPGTSQGGSGGGGSGSGPGGGPGSLGGGSGSGATGKSGTPGGGSRGGGSGNSGTPGGGAGGGSSGGGSGGSGSGAGAGPRSLGGVKGSGARGGAGAPGSGTGDGKGSGGGTPGSGANGGSSDRPKAPGDQAATQSSGTTSGYWSNLWGTSLNPMKYIPSPSSIYQAQKDILLSATNQVSSVYNKTKSVAKDAYDRTVDNVKNVYDNTVNAVKDTYNNTVTSITNTYNSATSYISNAVNSVTNQLNSFGTSQLGNKQSGSNSSGGGTDTSNNSQQNPQQPVPPPVNPPPLPPSIPTHQSSPPSQTPQSSQLQSNQGQDSLQTPLPSQSQPSQTQDSSQITTQNDGPSTMQQPDPNTGAGISQTPTNSSTDPPSTGNGNKTPGIDIKMNEKPSIWCIAQNKKCDILGIGIILISTSIVLAIMYKYLSFGSAKNSKKEKNMKRVINLVDKKKSIEKGINSRDGKQKTHIIINSKHKKKNTKMIINLGDGKKTKIIVNSVNEKMPSLNIYKLMQADPMPFINLFLLWIFFIYKRKRDTIE; encoded by the exons ATGGAGATAGAATCG TCTAACCTATTTCTTGAAGTTGATGAACTTTTTGATGGTAAATCTGTTGACGTGGGCCAATTTAACGCTAACCATCAAGTACCCGCTTATTGCCCTGAAAAAAAGGGACATAGAAGTTGTAATAATGATTATCAAAGGATCAACGCTATTGGCTCACATTTACATATGGAATTAGATGGTAAACATGACCGTATAAGTGGACAGGGGAGTGATAAAAGATTTattgaatatttaattatgtgGTTAagtcatatattatataagaaattagaaaataataacattacTTTAATTTCTGTTTATGATAATCATTTAAAGGATAATTTTGGAAATTATAGCTATTGGAACCTCTTAGGTAATAAATTGCACCTGAAGGATGGCAACATTGcgattatgaatatattttatcttttatttcagCAAATTTGTGAAACAATTAAGAAATATCAAGCAAAAGACGCACACGCACATGAATACGTAAACAAGGTCGCTCaatgttatattatatacactcaactttataattttattaaaaagtgtGATCCGTATCTTGAATTATTGgatcatttaaaaacacCATATAACAACTTTATAAATAGTGCAAAAAGTAAGCATGCCCACGAAGATGATATACTTAGTCAGCTTATAGAACTTCCATCGATAGGTAAAACAAAGTTTGAATCTAGCTTCGAAAGTGCAGGATGCAAAAAAGTGCATAAAAggttagaaaaaaaaattcccaaaattataaaaatgggaCTTAAAATGTTAAAAGATGAtgcaaaaagaaaaaccCACAACACACCTAGTTCAGGAGAACCTCAAGATACAGAAGATGATAGCGACGGTGATGATGACGATGATGGCGATGATGGCGATGATGGCGATGATGACGATGACGACGATGATGATAGCTTGggaaataatgatgatacCACAGGAAATTCATTGGATCAAATACAAAATGCCCAACAAGGAACATCACCAACACCACCACCAGGACCACAACAACAACCTGCACAACCACAACAAATACAACAAGGACATCAAACACAAATACCAGTAGCACCACCACCACAACAGCCACTTGCACAGCCAACATCTGGACAACTAGCATCTCCAATACTTACAGCATCACCATCCGGTGCATCATCATCAACAGATACAACATCGTCGACGAGCGTATCAACATCAGCGAACACGGCAAATCCAAACACTATAACAACACCAATGACTACAATATCTGGAACAAGCATAACACCATCACCAGGTACACAAAGTGGAGCAATAAATACTCAAGATAATACGAAAACTGGACCAGATAATCTAAAAGGTTCAAAAGATAATGCACAAACGAAAACAAGCCAAGTGAGTGACTCATCACCGACTTCCCAACCAACAGGGCCGGGAAATCAAGGGACTAAATCAGGCACATCACCTGATGGAACGgatacacaaaaaaatccaATTAGTAAATCAGGAGACACTGGAAGTAAAGGAGATCCAGCAAGCAATGCAATAAATCACCCTCAAAATCCAGGTACTAGCCAAGGAGGCTCTGGTGGTGGTGGATCAGGTAGTGGACCAGGTGGTGGGCCTGGAAGTTTAGGAGGAGGATCAGGCAGTGGTGCAACTGGTAAGTCTGGAACTCCAGGAGGTGGATCACGTGGGGGTGGAAGTGGTAATTCTGGAACTCCAGGAGGTGGAGCAGGAGGTGGATCAAGTGGTGGTGGAAGTGGTGGATCAGGTAGTGGAGCAGGTGCCGGGCCTAGAAGTTTAGGAGGTGTAAAAGGCAGTGGAGCAAGGGGTGGAGCAGGGGCTCCAGGTAGTGGAACAGGCGACGGAAAGGGTAGTGGGGGAGGAACTCCAGGTAGTGGGGCAAATGGTGGATCAAGTGATAGGCCAAAGGCACCAGGGGATCAGGCTGCAACACAATCATCAGGAACAACCAGTGGATATTGGTCAAACCTTTGGGGAACTAGTTTAAATCCcatgaaatatattcctAGCCCTTCCAGTATATATCAAGCTCAAAAGGACATTTTACTAAGTGCCACTAATCAAGTCAGCAGTGTATATAACAAAACTAAGAGCGTTGCGAAAGATGCTTATGATAGAACTGTGGacaatgtaaaaaatgtttatgaCAACACTGTGAACGCTGTAAAAGATACTTATAATAACACCGTGACCAGTATAACAAATACTTATAATAGCGCTACTAGTTATATTAGCAATGCTGTTAATAGTGTAACTAACCAATTGAATTCATTCGGTACTTCTCAATTAGGCAATAAACAATCTGGATCCAATAGTTCAGGGGGTGGGACAGATACATCTAATAACTCACAACAAAATCCGCAACAACCAGTACCGCCACCAGTAAATCCACCACCACTACCACCATCTATACCGACACATCAATCTTCACCACCATCACAAACTCCACAATCATCACAACTCCAGTCTAACCAAGGACAAGATTCACTACAAACTCCATTACCGTCGCAATCACAGCCTAGCCAAACGCAAGATTCATCACAAATCACAACTCAAAATGACGGACCTAGCACAATGCAGCAACCTGATCCAAACACTGGAGCAGGAATATCCCAAACGCCAACAAATTCTAGTACAGACCCACCAAGCACAggaaatggaaataaaacacCGGGAATTGACATTAAAATGAATGAAAAACCATCAATATGGTGCATAgcacaaaataaaaaatgtgacATACTAGGTATTGGTATTATACTTATTTCAACATCCATTGTTTTAGCAATTATGTATAAG tatttatcatttggaTCGGCAAAAAATTcgaagaaagaaaaaaacatgaaaaGAGTTATAAATTTGGTTGATAAGAAAAAATCAATAGAAAAGGGGATCAACTCACGTGATGGAAAACAGAAAacacatataattataaattcaaaacataaaaaaaaaaatacaaaaatgattataaatttagGCGATGgaaaaaagacaaaaataattgtaaattcagttaatgaaaaaatgccatcattaaatatatacaaacttATGCAGGCCGACCCTATgccatttattaatttatttttgttgtggattttttttatttataaaagaaaacgaGACACAATAGaatga
- a CDS encoding haloacid dehalogenase-like hydrolase, putative — protein sequence MNPKSIQISLSLLLMCLCGSYSNEKKNNNGFIITKSNRFLSELENDEARAEVHEDQPIYKEQPVYEGQSNYKVLVKDKNGNPVDKNDLKNDIKIVFIDLDGTLLNDRYKASKLNIESLVKAQNKGIKIVFATGRSMFLTNSIIGKDAKQNNLSLIPGIYINGCIAYGPNGERIIDNYIDEKLLMDIFNFSKENNLLSCMHWYGLEKRDTYEMNEYTDENLNLLPIMPDAIDEETLKSTKIYQILIRSDKKNVSNVIKMYQDKFSGRISVAKKFQIYVELLHHNANKFEGVKALCNHFDISLNDALAIGDAINDIEMLQGVGTSIAVQNAPSKIKECAKYIGPSNNDDAVHHILRTFCDI from the exons ATGAATCCCAAATCAATACAAATAAGTTTATCTCTTCTTTTAATGTGCTTATGCGGATCATACAGTAACGAG aaaaaaaataataatgggtttattattacaaaatcGAATCGATTTTTATCTGAACTCGAAAACGATGAAGCAAGAGCAGAAGTACATGAAGACCAACCAATTTATAAAGAGCAACCAGTTTATGAGGGGcaatcaaattataaagtgctcgtaaaagataaaaatgggAATCCCGTcgataaaaatgatttaaaaaatgatataaaaattgtttttatcgATTTAGATGGaacattattaaatgatCGTTATAAAGCCtccaaattaaatattgaaAGTTTAGTAAAGGCACAAAATaaaggaataaaaatagtttttgCTACTGGTCGTTCAATGTTTTTAACTAATTCTATAATAGGAAAAGACgctaaacaaaataatttaagttTAATTCCcggaatatatataaacggCTGTATCGCTTATGGGCCTAATGGTGAAAGAATAattgataattatattgatgaaaaattattaatggatatatttaatttttcaaaggAAAACAATTTACTTAGTTGTATGCATTGGTATGGGTTAGAAAAAAGAGATACGTATGAAATGAATGAATATACTGATGAAAATTTGAATCTTTTACCTATAATGCCTGATGCTATTGATGAAGAAACATTAAAAAgtacaaaaatataccaAATTTTGATTAGAtcagataaaaaaaacgtatcaaatgtaataaaaatgtatcaAGACAAATTTTCGGGTCGAATTTCTGTAGCTAAAaaatttcaaatatatgtagAATTGCTTCATCATAATgcaaataaatttgaagGTGTAAAAGCATTATGCAACCATTTCGATATAAGTTTGAATGATGCATTAGCTATTGGAGATGCTATCAACGATATAGAGATGTTACAAGGCGTAGGAACTTCAATAGCAGTACAGAATGCTCCTAGTAAAATAAAGGAATGCgcaaaatatataggtCCATCAAACAATGATGATGCGGTACATCATATACTACGAACATTTTGTgacatttaa
- a CDS encoding fam-c protein — translation MNKRIFSLVCIVLYFLLAAIIDCSEQKRDRSKESGLRSRIIRAIKQIKRSNKKNDIESKHEIQSNNNNNYDCERHRGIYEDEAPFGNCDCFGCMC, via the exons atgaataaaagaatatttagTTTAGTTTGCATCGTCTTGTATTTCCTTTTGGCTGCAATAATAGATTGCTCGGAGCAGAAA cGTGATCGATCTAAGGAATCTGGCTTAAGAAGTAGAATTATTCGCGCTATCAAACAAATAAAGAGaagtaacaaaaaaaatgatatagaaTCTAAACATGAAATCCaatcaaataataacaataattacGATTGTGAAAGGCATCGTGGCATCTATGAAGATGAAGCACCATTCGGTAATTGTGATTGTTTTGGCTGTATGTGTTAA
- a CDS encoding CIR protein: protein MCRNFISVWTDFPDQLDKGDYKFNDDGYCEALFTNKKCDTDLNKINAVSFWLFNKNFGDHSSLTKKANSNINIVHYIMIWLIYMLKLKNDTKVENIMNFYNKCINVGDEYIRSIADAETYNIYKDFINNKLYLMSTGIKDISKFYCAFKSLCNMYNEFNNDNPNCATCLVKANEFVKAYNELNSVSDITEDGFYYQILSELSNDYGNFKKKCDNDQSIKFPILSPIKKAQSSALSYDVASSSSSIATKLIPVLLIFGAIPIFLGVAYKYSLFGFDKRRHKQYLREKIKKIKKKMNLSM, encoded by the exons ATG tGTAGAAATTTCATCAGTGTATGGACGGATTTTCCCGATCAATTGGATAAAGGAGactataaatttaatgatGATGGATATTGTGAAGCATTGTTCACtaacaaaaaatgtgaTACTGATctcaataaaattaatgcTGTATCTTTTTGGttgtttaataaaaattttgggGATCATTCTTCGCTTACGAAAAAAGCAAATAGTAATATCAATATTGTCCATTACATTATGATATGgttaatttatatgttaaAACTAAAGAATGATACCAAAGtcgaaaatataatgaatttttataataaatgcatAAATGTTGGTGATGAGTATATAAGGTCTATAGCTGATGCTGAaacttataatatatataaggattttataaataataaactatATTTGATGAGTACGGGCATTAAAGATATATCTAAATTTTATTGTGCATTTAAATCATTATGTAACATGtataatgaatttaataatgataatccAAATTGCGCGACATGTTTAGTGAAAGCTAATGAATTTGTTAAAGCATATAATGAACTTAATAGCGTTTCTGATATTACTGAAGATGGTTTCtattatcaaatattgTCTGAATTATCAAATGATTATggtaattttaaaaagaaatgtgACAATGATCAATCTATCAAATTTCCAATCCTTTCGCCGATAAAAAAAGCACAAAGTTCTGCACTAAGTTATGATGTTGCATCATCAAGTTCGTCGATAGCAACCAAATTAATTCCAGTTTTATTGATATTTGGTGCAATACCAATTTTCTTGGGAGTTGCTTATAAg tatTCGTTATTTGGATTTGATAAACGACGTcataaacaatatttaagagaaaaaataaaaaaaataaagaagaaaatgaatctTAGTATGTAA
- a CDS encoding CIR protein, which translates to MANEACKLLLEIDGYFKNENVDEEEFKKNDSLGYRCPYEDRKLRPCENNYERINALGVYLYQKLAVIANKLNGEGNNANRHIEIFMMWLSDKLYKLEKNKTKILEESYEKILKDYTGNFKYWNVIDSKRVYKRANVWYMSELYSLLKSICSIVIEYNKNKSKKKIEQISSECYQKFMNINKDIKDCYSYFHLLKYLKSIYDGIRNDAIKDADSKKDAITKNLIRNNDIKKAVSKAMGSQKNDSKQILERVLKDLTISLKDLTTTDWNQRFSDDSDKIVDFHTQNCVELYSELEKKLKKDTPKNEPTEQSQSGSNKLETQQQAEAPVALPPPPEPQKQDSPSPPQPPEKPEDNKDKTPSVPEKESSQPQLPKSSQSQEPTLETNQEGSDKSSKDPPSNENIPEPSPSLPGGEKKEPENTQMPTPGGQSSDKPQAPPPTQDNGSPDSNQMNPSDPSPKKQSQTSVDSSSKTPNLGIISKSPGISIEKKVPQLLKIKDIFKGYNRPETAIAVILIPIISLIIYKYLSRERTKKSEKKNMKKVINLAYGKRKTQIIIKSCDRTKDLKPVINSVDRKKDSLLNIHKLMQANSIPFINLFFLLIFLSIKENTIFWNYKFN; encoded by the exons ATGGCTAATGAAGCa TGTAAATTACTTCTCGAGATTGAtggatattttaaaaatgaaaatgtcGATGAGgaagaatttaaaaaaaacgattCATTGGGATATAGATGCCCTTATGAAGATAGAAAACTTCGCCCTTGTGAAAACAATTATGAAAGAATTAACGCTTTGGGAGTATATTTATACCAAAAATTGGCTGTCATTGCTAATAAGTTAAACGGAGAAGGAAATAATGCTAACCGGCATATTGAAATTTTCATGATGTGGCTAAGcgataaattatataagttagaaaaaaacaaaaccaAAATATTGGAAGAAtcttatgaaaaaattttgaaggATTATACAGggaattttaaatattggAATGTTATAGATAGTAAAAGGGTTTATAAGAGAGCTAATGTTTGGTATATGAGTGAATTGTATAGCTTACTTAAATCCATATGCAGTATAGTTATtgaatataacaaaaacaaGAGCAAGAAGAAAATCGAACAAATTTCCTCCGAATGTTACCAgaaatttatgaatattaataaagatattaaagattgttattcatattttcatttattaaaatacttaaaaagtatatatgatGGTATTAGAAATGATGCTATTAAAGATGCCGATAGTAAAAAAGACGCTATTACAAAAAACTTAATTagaaataatgatattaaaaaagctGTTAGCAAAGCCATGGGCTcccaaaaaaatgattcaAAGCAAATATTAGAACGTGTATTAAAGGATTTAACTATTTCTCTTAAAGATCTAACTACAACAGATTGGAATCAAAGGTTTTCGGATGATTCTGATAAAATAGTTGATTTTCATACTCAAAATTGTGTTGAATTATATTCTGAACTTGAGAAAAAGCTGAAAAAAGATACACCAAAAAACGAACCGACAGAACAATCCCAATCAGGAAGTAATAAATTAGAAACACAACAACAAGCAGAAGCACCAGTAGCACTACCACCACCACCAGAACCACAAAAACAAGATTCACCATCTCCACCACAACCTCCAGAAAAACCAgaagataataaagataaaacaCCATCAGTACCTGAAAAAGAATCATCTCAACCTCAATTACCAAAATCCTCCCAATCACAAGAACCAACGTTAGAAACTAACCAAGAAGGTTCAGATAAATCATCAAAAGACCCACCaagtaatgaaaatataccAGAACCTTCCCCTTCTTTGCCAGGAGGCGAAAAAAAAGAGCCAGAAAATACTCAAATGCCAACACCAGGTGGTCAAAGTAGTGATAAACCACAGGCACCACCCCCTACACAAGATAATGGCTCACCAGATAGTAATCAAATGAATCCTTCTGATCCATCCCCTAAGAAGCAATCTCAAACATCAGTCGATTCGAGCAGTAAAACGCCTAATCTAGGAATTATATCAAAAAGCCCTGGAATCAGTATCGAAAAAAAGGTACcacaattattaaaaataaaagacaTATTCAAAGGATATAACCGGCCCGAAACTGCAATTGCAGTTATTTTAATACCTATTATTTcgttaattatttataag TATTTGTCTCGTGAACGGACAAAAAAAtcggaaaaaaaaaacatgaaaaaagttataaatttagcttatggaaaaagaaagacacaaataattataaaatcatGTGATAGGACCAAAGATCTAAAACCGGTTATAAATTCAGTTGACAGAAAAAAAGattcattattaaatatacacaAACTTATGCAAGCCAATTCTAtaccatttattaatttattttttttgctaatttttttgtctataaaagaaaatacgATTTTTTggaattataaatttaattag
- a CDS encoding fam-a protein, with protein MYMKTVFSILALFTYGSTKALGSESIPNEFILTNDITHPVVDDPNEIYEQNKHLLCTNTEEIYHASEVMDDALEKLYYYAENEYVYNLYKEYNRDTRLHFNNNIANEGIGKFDIKIRYPDAYDEIVNILWDPNGATKYNPDFVSGKVIHVYNPNLLMIQQRYKNGFTDTHKYFYALTAKYKISETRTIITMSTVNVNDRNRKDGNEYVNTIVKSADLFKANVDSEEDIRNGELKKMFVQLSGYLITKKKDYVEIINIDSINDNDSDSTPESHKLSNKFKRMERLMELNDYISNKYI; from the exons atgtacATGAAAACagttttttctattttggCCTTATTCACATATGGGAGCACCAAGGCTCTTGGAAGCGAGTCTATTCcaaatgaatttattttaactaATGATAT caCTCATCCTGTTGTTGATGATCCgaatgaaatatatgaacaaaataagcATCTTTTATGTACAAATACTGAAGAAATTTATCACGCGTCAGAAGTTATGGATGACGCTctagaaaaattatattattatgctgAAAATGAATACGTTtacaatttatataaagaatacAATAGAGATACACGTTTACAttttaacaataatatagcTAATGAAGGCATTGGAAAATTTGATATTAAAATCAGATATCCTGATGCG TATGATGAGatagtaaatattttgtggGACCCCAATGGTGCAACAAAATACAATCCTGACTTTGTTAGcg gaaAAGTTATCCATGTATACAAtccaaatttattaatgatACAACAACGTTACAAAAACGGTTTCACGGATactcataaatatttttatgctttaaccgcaaaatataaa ATATCCGAAACTAGAACTATAATTACCATGTCTACAGTAAATGTAAATGATCGCAATAGAAAAGATGGAAACGAATATGTAAACACTATCGTAAAAAGTGCGGATTTATTTAAAGCTAACGTTGATTCTGAAGAGGATATTAGAAATggagaattaaaaaaaatgtttgtTCAATTATCCGGATATCtcattacaaaaaaaaaagactacgttgaaattattaatatcgACTCT aTTAATGATAATGATTCCGATAGCACCCCCGAATCACAcaaattatcaaataaatttaagaGAATGGAAAGACTTATGGAATTAAATGATTACAttagtaataaatatatatag
- a CDS encoding fam-a protein translates to MNKGYIKTVLVFLSLLVYVSNRALASESVLDVNNSNSVYTRHIASSNENHEKEDLIAKPDSEETKKSNELMDETEKATEIMDEVIYRLKGNADFNNGYNDYYLNDKRGCIAFTKYIDKDVGKFHLIIPDSNKYNDIINMLYEAKDLYSFCSIDSQENVVHEYYPNLIMLQRSYKNLHTSSNIYNFTLSATVKESEDITIIAKTSIDIYDDVNFDKKKDTKNRKKNTVKSELFFNDHIDFGNIARKIVLNKKFINEFGFVIKRESDHVGITYVEYKYNHHNRHKFCSNILDGKQCKKCRANCMIDAMNNIIEIYNY, encoded by the exons atgaataaaggATACATTAAAACTGTTTTggtttttttaagtttgcTTGTATATGTGAGCAATAGAGCCCTTGCAAGTGAGTCTGTTCTAGATGtgaataattcaaatagtGTTTATACAAGACATATTGC TAGTTCGAATGAAAATCATGAAAAAGAAGACTTAATAGCGAAACCGGATTCTGAAGAAactaaaaaatcaaatgaaCTTATGGACGAAACTGAAAAAGCAACAGAAATCATGGACGAAGTTATATATCGCTTAAAAGGCAATGCTGATTTTAATAATGGCTACaatgattattatttaaacgACAAAAGAGGGTGTATAGCCTTTAcgaaatatatagataaagATGTTGGAAAATTTCATCTTATAATCCCCGATTCAAATAAG TATAATGACATAATAAACATGTTATATGAAGCCAAAGATTTATATAGTTTCTGTTCCATTGATAGTCAag aaaatgtTGTCCATGAATATTACCCAAATTTGATAATGCTACAAAGATCTTACAAAAACCTCCACACATCAtccaatatatataattttaccTTATCTGCAACAGTTAAA GAATCAGAAgatataacaataattgCCAAGACGTCGatagatatatatgacGACGTCAATTtcgataaaaaaaaagacacaAAAAaccgaaaaaaaaatactgtAAAAAGTGAACTATTTTTCAATGATCATATTGATTTTGGCAATATTGCTAGAAAGATAGTACTAAACAAAAAGTTTATTAATGAGTTCGGATTTGTTATTAAAAGAGAAAGCGATCACGTTGGTATTACCTATGTCGAATAT AAATATAATCATCATAATCGTCATAAATTCTGCTCAAATATTTTGGATGGAAAacaatgtaaaaaatgtagaGCAAACTGTATGATAGATGCAATGAACAATATAATAGAAATCTATAAttactaa
- a CDS encoding lysophospholipase, putative — translation MEEIELNNGELRSTTLSKLDGDPKTGWLCNKNGLLLKTYRWLADNAVGIILLIHGFRTHTRLAFMRINLRMPNNNEGLIVDTNNYYIYKDSWIEKFNQNGYSVYALDLQGHGESQSQKNVKGDFSSYDDLVDDVLQYMNQIQDEISNDNQMNDESYDILTTKKKNLPMYVIGYSIGGNIALRILQLLNKEKGNNINVGESDNNKKCNIMLDNSTNTNKIGKDMNNSNDYGSDNSCDSTSATTNAIVNASDKHEGCNNCLDKFNIKGCITISGMIRIKSRLDPGNKSLKYFYLPLANFLSFVLPHVRIFSKSYKKSDYAANVSKYDKFRNHSGIKFKYIAEIIKATTALDYNINYMPKDIPLLFVHSKDDRVCSYEWTALFHNKVKVDKKDLHPVDGMGHATTIEPGNEDILKKIIDWIYDLRRNDEDEIEDG, via the coding sequence ATGGAAGAAATTGAATTGAACAATGGTGAATTAAGAAGTACTACACTAAGTAAATTAGATGGCGATCCTAAGACAGGTTGgttatgtaataaaaatggtttacttttaaaaacatatagaTGGCTAGCTGACAATGCTGTAGGAATTATATTGTTAATACATGGATTTAGAACTCATACACGATTAGCTTTTATGAGAATAAATTTACGAATGCCAAATAACAATGAAGGCTTAATAGTAGACACTAATAATTACTATATTTACAAAGATAGTTGGattgaaaaatttaatcaAAATGGTTATTCAGTATATGCACTCGATTTACAAGGACATGGTGAATCACAATCAcagaaaaatgtaaaaggCGATTTTAGTTCTTATGATGATCTAGTTGATGATGTATTACAATATATGAATCAAATTCAAGATGAAATCTCAAATGATAATCAAATGAATGATGAATCTTATGATATACTGacaactaaaaaaaaaaacctTCCTATGTATGTTATTGGGTATTCGATTGGAGGGAATATTGCTTTAAGAATAttacaattattaaataaagaaaaaggaaataacaTTAATGTTGGAGAATCAgataacaataaaaaatgtaacatCATGTTAGACAATTCTACTAATACTAATAAAATTGGCAAGGATATGAATAATTCTAATGATTATGGTTCCGATAATTCCTGCGATAGTACCTCTGCTACTACAAATGCTATTGTTAACGCCAGTGATAAACATGAAGGATGCAATAATTGTTTAGATAAATTCAATATTAAAGGATGCATAACTATATCTGGTATGATAAGAATAAAATCAAGATTGGATCCTGGAAACAAATCACTtaagtatttttatttacctcTAGCAAACTTCCTGTCTTTTGTCTTACCTCATGTAcgaattttttcaaaatcatataaaaagtcCGATTATGCTGCTAATGTAagtaaatatgataaatttagAAATCATAGtggaataaaatttaaatacatagctgaaattataaaagcGACAACTGCATTggattataatattaattatatgccAAAAGATAttcctttattatttgtgcATTCAAAAGATGATAGAGTTTGTTCTTATGAATGGACCGCTTTGTTTCATAATAAAGTGAAAgttgataaaaaagattTACATCCTGTTGATGGTATGGGCCATGCTACAACGATAGAGCCAGGAAATGAagacattttaaaaaaaattattgatTGGATTTATGATTTAAGAAGGAATGACGAAGACGAAATAGAAGatggataa